In the Haloferula helveola genome, one interval contains:
- a CDS encoding ankyrin repeat domain-containing protein, with protein MRTRRTGGWSMLAIGIALLSASCDSPGKRAMKELSARKIEASGPALLRAVEENDVSNLQLLLAAGVFTDQRDEQGRSPLHRAIEAGQMDAAWLLIDGGADVHAETPDGVTPLTLAVVSEQQALVDRLLDAGAKPDGLTPDGSMLIPWAIRNGRIDLVRSLMKGGADPHQKDVDGNPLLHVAMEAGRKQLAAELVSLGADCGATNAAGESALVIAIRKGWRDQVGPLVRRGADPNLPDAEGLTPLERAIREEDFSFAAELGRLGAVPAGGSLEVALADAYDRRDADRARWLLRFGARPSPDGGRCLVRQAVEDDEIGFLHLFLGYTGVPDGLLYENCRSGRTHIVSLLLAHGANPNPCRAPFLETPFTAAVSRCGDGLAMRLLAAGANPNLRGASGARPLHVAIARGRPASVRMLLGAGVNVNSPLETPADPRFLKMVRGATMRFLLKKDQRVTPLMLAVDSGSVETARLLLERGADINVWTRRHRIWPINIAGRNSDVPMMRLLLGKDPHVEQREVIIDLSDQRLQVFGTSGEEIFNTKVSTGRKGYETRTGEFAITNRYRHWTSTIYNAGMPYFQRLSCSDFGFHQGYVPSYPASHGCIRVPAGNASKLFTLLELGDRVRIVP; from the coding sequence GTGCGGACACGCCGAACAGGAGGTTGGTCGATGCTGGCGATCGGGATCGCCCTGCTTTCGGCATCCTGCGATTCGCCCGGCAAGCGGGCGATGAAGGAACTGAGCGCCCGCAAGATCGAGGCGAGCGGGCCCGCCCTTTTGCGGGCGGTCGAGGAGAACGACGTCTCCAACCTTCAACTGCTGCTGGCGGCCGGAGTCTTCACCGATCAGCGGGATGAGCAGGGACGCTCGCCGCTTCACCGGGCGATCGAAGCCGGGCAGATGGATGCGGCGTGGTTGTTGATCGACGGTGGAGCCGATGTCCACGCGGAGACCCCGGATGGCGTAACTCCTCTGACCCTGGCGGTGGTTTCCGAACAGCAGGCGCTGGTGGACCGCTTGCTCGATGCCGGGGCGAAACCCGACGGACTCACACCGGACGGATCGATGCTCATTCCGTGGGCCATCCGCAACGGCAGGATCGACTTGGTCCGCAGCCTGATGAAAGGCGGAGCCGATCCCCACCAGAAGGACGTCGACGGCAACCCGCTGCTCCACGTCGCGATGGAAGCGGGACGCAAGCAGTTGGCGGCGGAGTTGGTTTCTCTCGGCGCGGATTGCGGAGCCACGAATGCGGCGGGCGAGTCGGCGCTGGTCATCGCGATCCGCAAAGGCTGGCGCGACCAGGTCGGCCCGCTGGTACGACGGGGGGCGGATCCGAACCTGCCGGATGCGGAAGGCCTCACGCCGCTGGAGCGTGCGATCCGGGAGGAAGACTTCAGCTTCGCCGCCGAGCTTGGCCGTCTTGGTGCGGTGCCGGCGGGTGGCAGCCTGGAAGTCGCGCTCGCCGATGCCTATGACCGCCGCGATGCTGACCGGGCCCGCTGGCTGCTGCGCTTCGGCGCGCGGCCCTCGCCAGATGGTGGACGTTGCCTCGTCCGTCAGGCGGTGGAGGATGACGAGATCGGATTCCTCCATCTGTTTCTCGGTTACACCGGAGTGCCCGACGGCTTGTTGTACGAGAACTGCCGTAGCGGCAGGACGCACATTGTCTCTTTGCTGCTCGCTCATGGTGCCAACCCGAACCCGTGCCGAGCTCCGTTTCTCGAGACACCCTTCACTGCGGCTGTTTCCCGCTGTGGGGACGGGCTTGCGATGCGGCTGTTGGCAGCCGGCGCGAATCCGAACCTGCGTGGAGCTTCCGGCGCGCGTCCCCTGCACGTCGCGATCGCGCGCGGCCGACCGGCTTCCGTTCGGATGCTGCTCGGGGCGGGAGTCAATGTGAACTCGCCGCTCGAGACCCCGGCCGACCCGAGATTTCTCAAGATGGTCCGGGGGGCGACGATGCGCTTCCTGTTGAAGAAGGACCAGCGGGTGACTCCGTTGATGCTGGCGGTGGACAGTGGATCGGTCGAGACCGCGAGACTCCTGTTGGAACGAGGTGCCGACATCAATGTCTGGACCCGACGCCACCGGATCTGGCCGATCAACATCGCCGGCCGGAACAGCGACGTGCCGATGATGCGGCTGCTGCTCGGCAAGGATCCCCACGTCGAACAGCGGGAGGTCATCATCGATCTTTCCGACCAGCGCCTGCAGGTGTTCGGGACCTCGGGTGAGGAAATCTTCAACACCAAGGTGTCGACCGGGAGGAAAGGCTACGAGACGCGGACCGGAGAGTTCGCGATCACCAACCGCTACCGCCACTGGACTTCGACGATCTACAACGCGGGCATGCCCTACTTCCAACGCCTGAGTTGCAGCGACTTCGGTTTTCACCAGGGCTACGTGCCGAGCTACCCGGCCTCGCACGGCTGCATCCGGGTGCCGGCCGGGAACGCTTCGAAGCTGTTCACCCTGCTCGAGCTCGGAGACCGGGTGCGGATTGTGCCGTGA
- a CDS encoding transglutaminase domain-containing protein — MRPILFLLATATFAVAGPTDEFITAAKEKHGNFGEKAAKFLVEHMPEKDRESLSAEFLTENLDLALKARETFPWAKEVPEDIFLNDVLPYAVFDEPRDPWRADFLEKATPLVKDAKTATEAAQILNRYFFKLINTHYNTERKRTNQSPKESIEQGKATCTGLSIILVDVCRAVGIPARAVGTPMWTNGRGNHTWVEIWDQDWHFTGADEYNAKGLNRGWFTGDAGKARADEPIHAIYATSWKKDGLSFPLVWSPQSKSVAAVNVTDRYAKPAEAKPVLGIRFFDGDERKVVHGFVAPETGGQLQHFLTKAGTADLNDMPRVAVTPGTRYRAWFMVDGSLLESGPITATAGESTFDARRDDLKKAEIPAGPITAESAPSAIRLSYLKTLASDLEARAGELAAKEIKHGDKTLKWLEKTFGDAPADGRSLWISMHGGGGAPARVNDQQWQNQIRLYEPKEGIYVAPRAPTDTWNLWHQGHIDPMFSRLIEDMVALRGVNPDKVYLMGYSAGGDGVWQLGPRMADRFAAASMMAGHPNEAQLDGLRNLPFAIFMGGNDAAYDRNKIAAERSKRLDELHKADPEGYVHMSRIYPGLPHWMNRKDAEAVPWMAKFTREAWPKKIVWLQDDVTHDRFYWIQLPDGAAKKDQRIEATVDGQTVHLSGDVPKGTRLLLNDALIDLDQPVSVTVNDQPAKTFEPRRSVKVIEAALAARPDPKSCPTAEVILN; from the coding sequence ATGAGACCCATCCTATTTCTGCTCGCCACCGCGACCTTTGCCGTGGCCGGGCCGACTGACGAATTCATCACTGCCGCGAAAGAGAAGCACGGCAACTTCGGAGAGAAGGCCGCGAAGTTCCTCGTCGAGCACATGCCCGAGAAGGACCGCGAATCCCTCTCGGCGGAGTTCCTCACGGAGAACCTCGATCTTGCGTTGAAGGCACGCGAGACCTTCCCGTGGGCCAAAGAAGTCCCCGAGGATATCTTCCTCAACGACGTCCTCCCGTACGCCGTCTTCGACGAGCCGCGCGACCCGTGGCGCGCCGACTTCCTGGAGAAAGCAACCCCGTTGGTGAAGGATGCCAAGACCGCCACCGAGGCCGCCCAGATCCTCAACCGGTACTTCTTCAAGCTGATCAACACCCACTACAACACCGAGCGCAAGCGGACCAACCAGAGCCCGAAGGAGTCGATCGAACAGGGTAAGGCGACCTGCACCGGACTCTCGATCATCCTCGTCGATGTCTGTCGCGCGGTCGGCATCCCCGCCCGCGCCGTGGGCACCCCGATGTGGACCAACGGCCGCGGCAACCACACTTGGGTCGAGATCTGGGATCAGGATTGGCACTTCACCGGAGCCGATGAATACAACGCCAAGGGGCTGAACCGCGGATGGTTTACCGGCGACGCCGGCAAGGCCCGCGCCGATGAGCCGATCCACGCGATTTACGCGACCTCATGGAAGAAGGACGGATTGAGCTTCCCGCTGGTCTGGTCGCCGCAGTCGAAGAGCGTGGCGGCGGTCAACGTGACGGATCGCTACGCGAAACCCGCCGAAGCCAAACCCGTCTTGGGCATCCGTTTCTTCGACGGCGACGAGCGAAAGGTCGTGCACGGATTCGTGGCTCCCGAAACCGGCGGACAGCTTCAGCATTTCCTGACGAAGGCCGGCACGGCGGACCTGAACGACATGCCCCGTGTCGCGGTCACTCCGGGGACCCGCTATCGGGCATGGTTCATGGTCGATGGCAGCCTGCTCGAGTCCGGACCGATCACGGCGACCGCGGGCGAGTCGACCTTCGACGCGCGTCGCGACGATTTGAAGAAAGCGGAAATCCCGGCGGGACCGATCACCGCCGAATCCGCGCCCTCGGCCATCCGCCTCAGCTACCTCAAGACCCTCGCCAGTGACCTTGAAGCCCGCGCCGGTGAATTGGCGGCAAAGGAAATCAAGCATGGCGACAAGACCCTGAAGTGGCTGGAGAAGACCTTCGGCGACGCACCGGCCGACGGCCGCAGCCTATGGATCTCGATGCACGGCGGTGGCGGCGCCCCGGCCCGTGTGAACGACCAGCAGTGGCAGAACCAGATCCGACTCTACGAGCCCAAGGAAGGGATCTACGTCGCGCCCCGCGCCCCCACCGACACGTGGAATCTTTGGCACCAAGGACACATCGATCCGATGTTCTCCCGGCTCATCGAGGACATGGTCGCGCTGCGTGGCGTCAATCCGGACAAGGTCTACCTGATGGGCTACTCGGCCGGCGGCGACGGCGTCTGGCAGCTCGGGCCGCGGATGGCCGATCGGTTTGCCGCCGCTTCGATGATGGCCGGACACCCGAACGAGGCCCAACTCGACGGCCTCCGGAACCTGCCGTTCGCGATCTTCATGGGCGGCAACGATGCCGCCTACGACCGCAACAAGATCGCGGCCGAGCGCTCCAAGCGACTCGACGAGCTCCACAAGGCCGACCCGGAAGGTTACGTCCACATGTCCCGCATCTACCCGGGCCTGCCTCACTGGATGAACCGCAAGGACGCCGAGGCCGTGCCATGGATGGCCAAGTTCACGCGTGAAGCATGGCCGAAGAAGATCGTGTGGCTGCAGGACGATGTCACCCACGACCGCTTCTACTGGATCCAGCTACCGGACGGAGCGGCGAAGAAGGACCAACGCATAGAAGCGACGGTCGACGGACAGACGGTCCACTTGAGCGGCGACGTGCCGAAGGGCACCCGCTTGCTTCTGAACGACGCCCTGATCGATCTCGACCAACCGGTGAGCGTTACGGTGAACGATCAGCCAGCAAAGACCTTCGAGCCACGCCGCAGCGTGAAGGTGATCGAAGCTGCCCTCGCCGCCCGACCCGACCCCAAGTCGTGCCCGACCGCAGAAGTGATCCTCAACTGA
- a CDS encoding P-II family nitrogen regulator, which yields MKKIEAIIKPFKLEEVKEALAEVGIQGMTVTEVKGFGRQKGHTEIYRGSEYTVDFLPKVKIEIIVDDEQAGSVAEAIVKSANTGKIGDGKVFIAPVEEAIRIRTGETGSAAVAVN from the coding sequence ATGAAAAAAATCGAAGCGATCATCAAACCATTCAAGCTGGAAGAAGTGAAGGAAGCCCTTGCCGAGGTTGGCATTCAGGGCATGACCGTCACTGAGGTGAAGGGATTCGGCCGCCAGAAGGGCCACACCGAAATCTATCGGGGTTCCGAGTATACCGTCGACTTCCTGCCGAAGGTGAAGATCGAGATCATCGTCGACGACGAGCAGGCCGGATCGGTGGCCGAAGCGATCGTGAAGAGCGCGAACACCGGCAAGATCGGTGACGGCAAGGTCTTCATCGCTCCCGTCGAGGAAGCGATCCGCATCCGGACCGGCGAGACCGGCTCCGCTGCCGTGGCGGTCAACTGA
- the tsaB gene encoding tRNA (adenosine(37)-N6)-threonylcarbamoyltransferase complex dimerization subunit type 1 TsaB, which produces MASLLAIESSTPRASLVLWRDGEVVFEGGFESDRHHNALLFAPLRQAIEILGESRLDEVIVGTGPGSYSGTRVGIAAGQGVGLVHDCPVVGLSSLLALGFAEGTVVGDARRGSGWWAEIGDGLPDPQLAEAAELPGLVPGEVFALEDLGKLGLPPEIEVRPAQPTARRLVEAWLALDEPTRAPLRAEPPQPAYLRPPHITEAKKGHPLLRK; this is translated from the coding sequence GTGGCCAGCCTCCTCGCGATCGAATCCAGCACTCCGCGTGCCTCTCTGGTGCTGTGGCGTGACGGAGAGGTCGTTTTCGAGGGAGGCTTCGAAAGCGACCGCCACCACAACGCGCTACTCTTCGCGCCTCTGCGACAGGCGATCGAGATTTTGGGCGAAAGTCGGCTCGATGAGGTGATCGTCGGAACCGGTCCGGGCAGCTACAGCGGCACCCGTGTCGGGATCGCCGCCGGTCAGGGCGTCGGACTCGTCCACGACTGCCCGGTGGTCGGGCTGTCCTCTCTGCTGGCGCTCGGTTTTGCCGAGGGAACCGTCGTTGGGGATGCGCGGCGCGGATCCGGGTGGTGGGCCGAGATTGGCGACGGATTGCCGGATCCCCAGCTGGCCGAGGCCGCCGAGCTGCCGGGTCTTGTCCCTGGCGAGGTATTCGCGTTGGAAGATTTGGGAAAACTGGGACTGCCCCCGGAGATTGAAGTTCGTCCTGCTCAGCCGACTGCCCGACGGCTGGTCGAGGCGTGGTTGGCGCTCGATGAGCCGACGCGTGCTCCGCTCCGTGCCGAGCCGCCTCAGCCGGCCTACCTTCGTCCTCCGCATATCACCGAGGCGAAGAAGGGGCACCCGCTGCTGCGGAAGTGA
- a CDS encoding M14 family metallocarboxypeptidase, with amino-acid sequence MSDFDPAAFLRDFRREAEARGFSTETLLETAAGPILGFVGPEHGQPAYLSAGIHGDEPAGPLAALELLKTGAFDGPQAWTLCPAVNPTGLAAGTRDTAAGFDINRDYLRRVTPEARAHAEWLEKRPLPHLFLSLHEDWESSGFYFYEINLGTDRPARASRILDAVAPWFPAEPNAVIDDHDVREPGWIYHPATADLPDHWPEAIFMAELGCPLSFTFETPSSAAIEERTAAHVAAVRAVLGGGTSSSRD; translated from the coding sequence GTGAGCGACTTCGACCCCGCCGCCTTCCTCCGTGACTTCCGTCGCGAGGCCGAGGCCCGGGGGTTTTCGACCGAAACACTCCTCGAAACCGCAGCCGGGCCGATCCTTGGCTTCGTCGGTCCCGAGCACGGCCAGCCCGCTTACCTGTCGGCCGGGATCCACGGCGACGAACCGGCCGGACCCTTGGCCGCGCTGGAGCTCCTGAAAACCGGAGCCTTCGATGGGCCCCAGGCCTGGACCCTGTGCCCGGCGGTGAATCCTACCGGGCTCGCTGCCGGCACGCGCGACACAGCCGCGGGATTCGACATCAACCGCGACTACCTGCGGCGGGTCACCCCGGAAGCGCGCGCCCACGCCGAGTGGCTGGAGAAACGCCCCCTGCCCCACCTCTTCCTCTCGCTGCACGAAGACTGGGAAAGCAGCGGTTTCTACTTTTACGAGATCAACCTCGGGACCGACCGCCCCGCACGGGCGAGCCGGATCCTCGACGCCGTCGCGCCATGGTTTCCGGCCGAGCCGAATGCGGTGATCGACGACCACGACGTCCGCGAGCCCGGCTGGATCTACCACCCGGCCACCGCCGACCTTCCCGACCACTGGCCCGAGGCGATCTTCATGGCCGAGCTCGGCTGCCCGCTCTCGTTTACTTTCGAGACCCCCAGCAGCGCCGCCATCGAGGAGCGGACTGCCGCGCACGTCGCCGCCGTGCGGGCCGTGCTGGGAGGCGGGACGTCCTCGTCCCGCGACTAG
- a CDS encoding citrate/2-methylcitrate synthase, translated as MTEYAKGLEGVIANESALSNVEGKAGRLSYLGYHIDDLVENCSYEEVVYLLHYNRLPKQDELEAFEKAFRTDRELPAGVIDFLKNAPKDANPMDIVRTGVSMLGLYDKRATIGEPDLEKDAAIALSICAKIPVLVAAFHRFRQGLELPPIREDLCEAAHFLYLINGGEVPTDRAIRTLDVALTLHADHGMNASTFSARVTVATLSDMYSAITSAVGTLKGPLHGGANEGVIHMLEEIGDPAKVDEYVEGKLTRKEKIMGIGHRVYKVLDPRAPHLRKLAVQLTEELGEPKWIQMSERIAEIMRERKGLNANVDFYSATVYYSLGIPTDLFTPIFAIARASGWTAQVLEQLRDNRLYRPMTLYVGPSELMPVPPIENR; from the coding sequence ATGACCGAATACGCAAAAGGCCTCGAAGGAGTCATCGCCAACGAATCCGCCCTCTCCAACGTCGAAGGAAAGGCGGGCCGCCTCAGCTACCTCGGCTACCACATCGACGATCTGGTCGAGAACTGCAGCTACGAGGAAGTCGTTTACCTCCTCCACTACAACCGGCTGCCGAAGCAGGACGAGCTCGAGGCCTTCGAGAAGGCATTCCGCACCGACCGCGAGCTTCCTGCCGGGGTGATCGACTTCCTCAAGAACGCCCCGAAGGACGCCAACCCGATGGATATCGTGCGCACCGGCGTGTCGATGCTCGGGCTCTACGACAAACGCGCCACCATCGGTGAGCCGGACCTCGAGAAAGACGCCGCCATCGCGCTTTCGATCTGCGCCAAGATCCCGGTCCTGGTCGCCGCCTTCCACCGCTTCCGCCAAGGTCTCGAGTTGCCGCCGATCCGCGAGGATCTCTGCGAGGCCGCCCACTTCCTCTACCTGATCAATGGCGGTGAGGTTCCGACCGACCGCGCCATCCGCACGCTCGACGTCGCCCTGACCCTCCATGCCGACCACGGCATGAACGCCTCGACCTTCTCGGCCCGGGTCACGGTCGCGACCCTCTCGGACATGTATTCCGCCATCACCTCGGCGGTCGGCACGCTCAAGGGACCGCTCCACGGCGGCGCCAACGAGGGCGTGATCCACATGCTCGAGGAAATCGGCGATCCTGCGAAGGTCGACGAATACGTCGAAGGCAAGCTGACCCGGAAGGAGAAGATCATGGGCATCGGCCACCGCGTTTACAAGGTGCTCGACCCCCGCGCCCCGCACCTCCGCAAGCTCGCCGTCCAGCTCACCGAGGAACTCGGCGAGCCGAAGTGGATCCAGATGTCCGAGCGCATCGCCGAGATCATGCGCGAGCGCAAGGGGCTCAACGCCAACGTCGATTTCTACTCGGCCACCGTTTACTACTCGCTGGGCATCCCGACCGATCTTTTCACCCCGATCTTTGCGATCGCCCGCGCCTCCGGCTGGACCGCGCAGGTGCTCGAACAGCTCCGCGACAACCGCCTCTATCGCCCGATGACCCTCTACGTCGGACCCAGCGAGCTGATGCCGGTGCCGCCGATCGAAAATCGCTGA
- a CDS encoding arylsulfatase, with the protein MIRPLAFILLLAASAFAKPNILFIITDDLGYGDLGCYGQKHFKTPVLDGLAKNGLRFTDHYSGTTVCAPSRCALMTGRDTGHASIRGNGAFTLLPDPQDPTIASMLKSAGYRTAMIGKSCVTGNTQDPKVVLNKGFDVFYGTTSHVDGHWRYPEFIYDQAEKVTLKGNSLHDGDQYDAELYTKRAEKFIAETEGPFFLLLSYPIPHASVLAPKGGEADIPNDVDYMPKKFHYSQVKGVKGNYGGMVMAIDDYVGRLMKALESKGVSDDTLILFTSDNGSHFEGGYKAQMLDSNAPLRGGKRDLYEGGIRVPLIAHWPNGIKTPGEPSHPSAFWDFMPTACELAGIEVPAGIEGISYAPTLTGKGEQKKHEYLYWEFHEQGGRRALRVGDWKLVQYGLKPGGKFGKPQLFDLSKDIGEQNDLAAKHADRVKEMMSTMDAARVESPRFKQAGLDGL; encoded by the coding sequence ATGATCCGTCCTCTCGCCTTTATCCTGCTGCTCGCCGCCTCGGCATTCGCCAAGCCCAACATCCTTTTCATCATCACCGACGATCTCGGTTACGGAGACCTCGGCTGTTACGGGCAGAAGCATTTCAAGACTCCGGTGCTCGACGGCCTCGCGAAGAACGGCCTGCGGTTCACCGACCACTACTCCGGCACGACGGTCTGCGCGCCTTCCCGTTGCGCGTTGATGACCGGCCGTGATACCGGGCATGCCTCGATCCGCGGCAACGGAGCCTTCACCTTGCTCCCCGACCCGCAGGATCCGACGATCGCCTCGATGCTGAAGTCGGCCGGCTACCGCACGGCGATGATCGGCAAGTCGTGCGTCACCGGAAATACGCAGGATCCGAAGGTCGTGCTGAACAAGGGCTTCGATGTCTTCTACGGGACCACCAGCCATGTCGACGGCCACTGGCGCTACCCCGAGTTCATTTACGACCAGGCCGAGAAGGTGACCCTCAAGGGCAACTCGCTCCACGACGGGGATCAGTACGATGCCGAACTCTACACCAAGCGTGCCGAGAAGTTCATCGCCGAGACCGAGGGCCCGTTCTTCCTTCTGCTGTCCTACCCGATCCCCCACGCTTCCGTGCTGGCCCCCAAGGGAGGGGAGGCCGACATCCCGAACGACGTCGACTACATGCCGAAGAAGTTCCACTACTCGCAGGTCAAGGGCGTGAAGGGGAACTACGGTGGCATGGTCATGGCGATCGATGATTACGTCGGGCGTTTGATGAAGGCGCTGGAGTCGAAGGGCGTGAGCGATGACACCCTGATCCTTTTCACGAGCGACAACGGTTCGCACTTCGAGGGTGGCTACAAGGCACAGATGCTCGACTCGAACGCGCCGCTCCGTGGGGGCAAGCGGGACCTCTACGAGGGTGGCATCCGGGTGCCGCTCATCGCCCACTGGCCGAACGGCATCAAGACCCCCGGCGAGCCTTCGCATCCGTCCGCGTTCTGGGACTTCATGCCGACCGCCTGTGAGCTCGCGGGGATCGAGGTGCCTGCCGGGATCGAAGGCATTTCCTATGCGCCGACGCTCACCGGCAAGGGCGAGCAGAAAAAGCACGAGTACCTCTACTGGGAGTTCCACGAGCAAGGTGGCCGACGGGCGCTGCGCGTTGGCGACTGGAAGTTGGTCCAGTACGGTCTCAAGCCCGGTGGCAAGTTCGGCAAGCCGCAGCTTTTCGATCTGAGCAAGGACATCGGTGAGCAGAACGATCTCGCCGCGAAGCACGCGGACCGGGTGAAGGAGATGATGTCGACGATGGACGCGGCCCGTGTGGAGAGCCCCCGCTTCAAGCAGGCGGGGCTGGACGGGCTGTGA
- a CDS encoding SH3 domain-containing protein, which produces MPEFVANADYEEKDSNPIRLRAGDEVTVGPVDRAWPGWVWAVDGNENDGYVPEQILEPLGEGRFSAMEDFDPTVLHVRRGDVLESLKQIHGWHWCRNESGQHGWVAGYLLRPR; this is translated from the coding sequence ATGCCTGAATTCGTGGCGAATGCGGACTATGAGGAGAAGGATAGCAACCCGATCCGATTGCGGGCGGGTGACGAGGTGACGGTCGGACCGGTCGACCGGGCGTGGCCGGGTTGGGTCTGGGCGGTGGATGGCAACGAGAACGATGGTTACGTTCCCGAGCAAATCCTCGAACCTCTCGGTGAGGGGCGATTTTCCGCGATGGAGGACTTCGATCCGACCGTGCTGCATGTCCGGCGTGGCGACGTCCTTGAGTCGCTGAAGCAGATTCACGGCTGGCACTGGTGCCGGAACGAGTCCGGCCAGCACGGATGGGTGGCCGGCTACCTCCTGCGCCCGCGCTGA
- a CDS encoding radical SAM protein, translating to MLPTFKQSLKHTTSKCPVCRKPCPGEVWKAEGEKGRVYLTRTCPDHGGHDVCIATDARFHWLAKGDPANACGPGCACPSGGSATPGTLGQNAGKPGGPEELSTCLALIEIVDSCNLACPTCFADSPTGTHADRLLYHPFEQLRERILGVLDRKGSIEILQLSGGEPTLHPEFFKLLDWIHAEPRIDYCLLNTNGLRLKQDPEFLDGLAERAARGAFQLYLQFDGPGEAGQKELRGADLRATKMEVMRLCDRKAIPFTLAMTVTPANLDQVWPTIEVGLPFDACRGVSFQPAFGSGRVPGPTSRRLNAADVVLELLAHPESRLSERDLTPLPCGDPNCAIIGYLLRTPVGVRSISEFIDFTEVQGFLRDKVRYELADLIRCGCENTELGEILHRYEMKERHAFRVFIKPFMDEWDWDEDRIDRCCTHVIRPDGQLDSFCRYYARG from the coding sequence ATGCTCCCGACCTTCAAGCAGTCCCTGAAGCATACGACATCAAAGTGCCCCGTCTGCCGGAAGCCATGCCCGGGAGAGGTGTGGAAAGCCGAGGGGGAGAAGGGTCGCGTCTACCTCACCCGGACCTGTCCGGACCATGGCGGGCACGATGTCTGCATCGCCACCGACGCCCGCTTCCACTGGCTGGCCAAGGGCGATCCGGCGAATGCCTGCGGGCCAGGGTGTGCCTGCCCGTCCGGCGGCTCGGCCACCCCGGGCACGCTTGGCCAGAATGCCGGCAAGCCCGGTGGCCCCGAGGAACTCTCGACCTGCCTCGCGCTGATCGAGATCGTCGACTCCTGCAATCTGGCATGTCCGACCTGCTTCGCCGACTCTCCGACCGGCACCCATGCCGACCGCTTGCTGTATCATCCATTCGAACAGCTCAGGGAGCGGATCCTGGGCGTGCTCGATCGAAAGGGGAGCATCGAGATCCTCCAGCTCTCGGGAGGTGAGCCGACCCTGCACCCGGAATTTTTCAAACTTCTCGACTGGATCCACGCCGAGCCCCGGATCGACTACTGCCTGCTGAACACCAACGGTCTGCGGCTGAAGCAGGACCCTGAGTTCCTCGACGGACTCGCCGAGCGCGCCGCTCGTGGGGCCTTCCAGCTCTACCTTCAGTTCGACGGACCGGGTGAGGCCGGCCAGAAGGAATTGCGAGGCGCCGACCTGCGGGCGACCAAGATGGAGGTCATGCGGCTGTGCGACCGGAAGGCCATCCCCTTCACCCTCGCCATGACCGTCACTCCGGCGAACCTCGACCAGGTCTGGCCGACGATCGAGGTCGGCCTGCCCTTCGATGCCTGCCGCGGGGTCTCGTTCCAACCCGCCTTCGGCAGCGGCCGCGTGCCCGGACCGACGTCCCGCCGGCTGAATGCGGCCGACGTCGTGCTGGAATTGCTCGCCCATCCGGAGAGCCGGCTCTCCGAGCGCGACCTGACGCCTCTGCCGTGCGGGGATCCGAACTGCGCCATCATCGGCTACTTGCTGCGGACCCCGGTCGGGGTGCGCAGCATTTCCGAGTTCATCGACTTCACAGAAGTGCAGGGCTTCCTCCGCGACAAGGTCCGCTACGAGCTGGCCGACCTGATCCGGTGCGGCTGTGAGAACACCGAGCTGGGCGAGATCCTCCACCGCTACGAGATGAAGGAGCGCCACGCGTTCCGCGTCTTCATCAAGCCTTTCATGGACGAGTGGGACTGGGACGAGGACCGCATCGACCGCTGCTGCACCCATGTCATCCGGCCGGATGGCCAGCTCGACTCGTTTTGTCGGTACTACGCGCGGGGGTAG